One Sphaerisporangium krabiense DNA segment encodes these proteins:
- the clpB gene encoding ATP-dependent chaperone ClpB — MDPNRLTQKSQQGMHDAQTKAIRYGHTEVDGEHLLLALLEQPDGLVPRLVAAAGGDPEKLRLELAAELERRPRVSGPGAAPGQVYVTQRLSRLLDAADAEARRLKDEYVSVEHLLLALMDEGPETAAGRLLAGQGLSRDGLLNALTRIRGNQRVTSANPEVAYEALEKYGRDLVTDARAGKLDPVIGRDGEIRRVMQILSRKSKNNPVLIGDPGVGKTAIVEGLAQRIARGDVPEGLKDKAVFALDMGALIAGAKYRGEFEERLKAVLSEVKASEGRILLFIDEVHNVVGAGATEGAMDAGNMLKPMLARGELHLIGATTVGEYRRYIEKDAALERRFQPVFVDEPSVEDAISILRGLRERFEVFHGVRIQDSALVAAVLLSHRYISDRFLPDKAIDLVDEACAMLRTEIDSMPAELDELTRRVMRLEIEEAALSKEDDPASVRRLEALRKELADLRAEADAMRAQWEAERHALKREQQLRQEIEAVRREAEAAERSYDLNRAAELTHGKLPELERRLNAAEEQLEAKHGVHRLLREVVTEDEIAGIVSRWTGIPVARLREGEREKLLRLDDILHERVIGQDEAVNAVTDAIIRARSGIKDPRRPIGSFIFLGPTGVGKTELAKALAEALFDSEDNMVRVDMSEYQERHTVSRLVGAPPGYVGYEEGGQLTEAVRRKPYSVVLFDEIEKAHADVFNTLLQVLDDGRLTDAQGRTVDFRNTVIIMTSNIGSHYLSERVSRTGEIAPDVRDLVMADLRAHFRPEFLNRVDDTVLFKPLTEPEIEKIVSLMFKDVRSRLADRRMTLDVSQDALRYIAEQGFDPVYGARPLRRFIAREVETRVARALIAGDVRDGAVIHVDVVDGRLTVTWNDPGDGGERPPE, encoded by the coding sequence GTGGACCCGAACCGACTGACCCAGAAATCGCAGCAGGGGATGCACGACGCCCAGACCAAGGCCATCCGGTACGGGCACACCGAGGTGGACGGCGAGCACCTGCTGCTCGCCCTGCTGGAACAGCCTGACGGGCTCGTGCCCCGCCTGGTCGCGGCGGCGGGCGGCGACCCGGAGAAGCTGCGCCTCGAGCTGGCCGCCGAGCTGGAGCGCCGGCCGCGGGTGAGCGGCCCCGGCGCCGCGCCCGGCCAGGTGTACGTCACCCAGCGCCTGTCCCGGTTGCTGGACGCCGCCGACGCCGAGGCGCGGCGGCTGAAGGACGAGTACGTCTCGGTCGAGCACCTGCTGCTGGCGCTGATGGACGAGGGCCCGGAGACCGCGGCGGGCCGCCTGCTCGCCGGTCAGGGACTGAGCCGGGACGGCCTGCTGAACGCGCTGACCCGTATCCGGGGCAACCAGCGGGTGACCTCGGCCAACCCGGAGGTCGCCTACGAGGCGCTGGAGAAGTACGGCCGCGATCTTGTCACCGACGCGCGGGCCGGCAAGCTGGACCCGGTGATCGGCCGGGACGGCGAGATCCGCCGCGTGATGCAGATCCTGTCGCGCAAGTCGAAGAACAACCCGGTGCTGATCGGCGACCCCGGCGTCGGCAAGACGGCCATCGTCGAGGGCCTGGCCCAGCGGATCGCGCGCGGCGACGTGCCCGAGGGGCTGAAGGACAAGGCCGTCTTCGCGCTCGACATGGGCGCGCTGATCGCCGGGGCGAAGTACCGCGGCGAGTTCGAGGAGCGGCTGAAGGCCGTCCTCAGCGAGGTCAAGGCGTCCGAGGGGCGGATCCTGCTGTTCATCGACGAGGTGCACAACGTGGTCGGCGCGGGCGCCACCGAGGGCGCCATGGACGCGGGCAACATGCTCAAGCCGATGCTGGCCCGCGGCGAGCTGCACCTGATCGGCGCGACCACGGTCGGCGAGTACCGCCGGTACATCGAGAAGGACGCCGCCCTGGAGCGCCGCTTCCAGCCGGTGTTCGTGGACGAGCCGTCGGTCGAGGACGCCATCTCGATCCTGCGCGGGCTGCGCGAGCGGTTCGAGGTGTTCCACGGCGTGCGCATCCAGGACAGCGCGCTGGTGGCCGCCGTCCTGCTCAGCCACCGCTACATCTCCGACCGCTTTCTGCCGGACAAGGCGATCGACCTGGTGGACGAGGCGTGCGCGATGCTGCGCACCGAGATCGACTCCATGCCCGCCGAGCTGGACGAGCTGACCCGCCGGGTGATGCGGCTGGAGATCGAGGAGGCGGCGCTGTCCAAGGAGGACGACCCGGCCAGCGTGCGGCGGCTGGAGGCCCTGCGCAAGGAGCTGGCCGACCTGCGCGCCGAGGCCGACGCGATGCGCGCCCAGTGGGAGGCCGAGCGGCACGCGCTCAAGCGGGAGCAGCAGCTCCGCCAGGAGATCGAGGCGGTGCGGCGCGAGGCCGAGGCGGCCGAGCGCTCCTACGACCTCAACCGGGCCGCCGAGCTGACGCACGGCAAGCTGCCCGAGCTGGAGCGCAGGCTGAACGCCGCCGAGGAGCAGCTGGAGGCCAAGCACGGCGTCCACCGGCTGCTGCGCGAGGTCGTCACCGAGGACGAGATCGCGGGCATCGTCTCCCGCTGGACCGGCATCCCGGTCGCCCGGCTGCGCGAGGGCGAGCGCGAGAAGCTGCTCCGGCTGGACGACATCCTGCACGAGCGGGTGATCGGCCAGGACGAGGCCGTGAACGCCGTCACCGACGCGATCATCCGGGCCCGGTCGGGGATCAAGGACCCGCGCCGGCCGATCGGGTCGTTCATCTTCCTCGGCCCGACGGGCGTCGGCAAGACCGAGCTGGCCAAGGCGCTGGCGGAGGCCCTGTTCGACAGCGAGGACAACATGGTCCGCGTCGACATGAGCGAGTACCAGGAGCGGCACACGGTCAGCAGGCTCGTCGGCGCCCCACCCGGCTACGTCGGCTACGAGGAGGGCGGCCAGCTCACCGAGGCCGTGCGGCGCAAGCCGTACTCGGTGGTCCTGTTCGACGAGATCGAGAAGGCCCACGCGGACGTGTTCAACACGCTGCTCCAGGTGCTGGACGACGGGCGGCTGACCGACGCCCAGGGCCGCACGGTGGACTTCCGCAACACCGTGATCATCATGACCTCGAACATCGGGTCGCACTACCTCAGCGAGCGGGTGTCGAGGACCGGCGAGATCGCGCCGGACGTGCGCGACCTGGTGATGGCGGACCTGCGGGCGCACTTCCGCCCGGAGTTCCTCAACCGCGTGGACGACACCGTGCTGTTCAAGCCGCTGACCGAACCCGAGATCGAGAAGATCGTCTCCCTGATGTTCAAGGACGTCCGCAGCCGCCTCGCCGACCGGCGCATGACCTTGGACGTCTCGCAGGACGCGCTGCGGTACATCGCCGAGCAGGGCTTCGACCCCGTCTACGGCGCCAGGCCGCTGCGCCGCTTCATCGCCCGCGAGGTCGAGACCCGCGTCGCCCGCGCCCTGATCGCCGGGGACGTGCGCGACGGCGCGGTGATCCACGTGGACGTCGTGGACGGCCGGCTCACCGTCACCTGGAACGACCCGGGCGACGGCGGGGAGCGGCCACCGGAGTGA
- a CDS encoding ABC transporter substrate-binding protein has protein sequence MLAISAVTGGCGRSSSGDDAGKSTAAAQAKTAKDLVPEALRKTGVLRVATSEGYPPMEMYKKGTQELTGVDPDLAAAIAEKLGLKVSVTNAAFDGLIPGLQGDRWDLVLSSLSDTEQRRAAVNFVDYFNAGGAIMVKKGNPEGIKTLDDLCGKAVVLAKGSSNLAIGEKQNEKCADKMKITQSEDAPTGLLSIDSGRTVATIVDSPVAAMYVKETGKYEVLSEQYDAGPWGIAIDKREEDLRDAVAKAMEELMADGGYKAVLDKYGVTANAVPEVLVNTKPWK, from the coding sequence GTGCTGGCCATTTCCGCGGTCACCGGTGGTTGCGGGCGTTCGTCCTCGGGCGACGACGCGGGCAAGAGCACGGCCGCGGCCCAGGCCAAGACGGCCAAGGACCTCGTGCCCGAGGCACTGCGCAAGACCGGCGTGCTCCGGGTGGCGACCTCCGAGGGCTACCCGCCCATGGAGATGTACAAGAAGGGCACGCAGGAACTGACCGGCGTCGACCCCGACCTCGCCGCGGCCATCGCGGAGAAGCTGGGCCTGAAGGTGTCGGTGACCAACGCCGCGTTCGACGGCCTGATCCCCGGCCTGCAGGGCGACCGCTGGGACCTCGTGCTGTCCTCGCTGAGCGACACCGAGCAGCGCCGCGCCGCCGTGAACTTCGTCGACTACTTCAACGCCGGCGGCGCGATCATGGTCAAGAAGGGCAACCCGGAGGGCATCAAGACGCTCGACGACCTCTGCGGCAAGGCCGTCGTCCTGGCCAAGGGCAGCTCCAACCTGGCGATCGGCGAGAAGCAGAACGAGAAGTGCGCCGACAAGATGAAGATCACCCAGAGTGAGGACGCGCCCACCGGCCTGCTCAGCATCGACTCCGGCCGCACGGTCGCCACGATCGTGGACTCCCCCGTGGCCGCGATGTACGTCAAGGAGACCGGCAAGTACGAGGTCCTGTCCGAGCAGTACGACGCCGGACCCTGGGGCATCGCGATCGACAAGCGCGAGGAGGACCTGCGCGACGCCGTGGCCAAGGCCATGGAGGAGCTGATGGCCGACGGCGGGTACAAGGCCGTCCTCGACAAGTACGGCGTCACGGCCAACGCCGTGCCCGAGGTGCTGGTCAACACGAAACCATGGAAGTGA
- the dnaK gene encoding molecular chaperone DnaK, with protein sequence MAKAVGIDLGTTNSVIATTEEGQPVVIPNAEGQRTTPSVVAFTEGGERLVGQLARRQAILNPKGTIYSVKRFVGRRFDEVQSEINAVSFDVVPGPDDAVRFSVRGKLYAPEEISAMILRKLVQDASKFLGEKVTEAVITVPAYFNDAQRHATRDAGKIAGLEVMRIINEPTAAALAYGLDKKGSETVLVFDLGGGTFDVSVLDIGEGVIEVRSTAGDTHLGGDDFDRRIVDYLADEFQRQEGIDLRRDPQALQRLFEAAEKAKVELSSVTQTTVSLPFITADANGPKHLNTTLMRSTFEEITHDLVERTMGPVKQAMEDAKLTADDLDEVILVGGSTRIPAVQNLVRRLTGGKEPNMSVNPDEVVADGAAIQAGVLKGEVKDVLLLDVTPLSLGIETLGGVMTKVLERNTTIPARRTETFSTAEDNQSAVDVVVLQGERERAADNRALGRFRLENIRPAPRGAPQVEVTFDVDANGILNVTARDKDTNAEQRITISESSNLDKGEVERMVRDAEQHRGEDARLREAIDARNELDSVAYQVDRRITELGDAVPVHEKARAEQLVADARQAIKEEAPIERLRDLTSELQQVYHSLGAVSAGEPAGAGAGTSGAPRGEGGGGDDEVIDAEFTTSD encoded by the coding sequence ATGGCCAAAGCAGTAGGAATCGACCTCGGAACCACGAACTCCGTCATCGCGACGACGGAGGAAGGACAGCCCGTCGTCATCCCCAACGCGGAGGGCCAGCGGACGACGCCGTCGGTCGTGGCGTTCACCGAGGGCGGCGAGCGCCTGGTGGGCCAGCTCGCCCGCCGGCAGGCCATCCTCAACCCCAAGGGCACGATCTACTCCGTCAAGCGCTTCGTCGGCCGCCGCTTCGACGAGGTGCAGAGCGAGATCAACGCGGTGTCCTTCGACGTCGTGCCCGGCCCCGACGACGCGGTCCGCTTCTCGGTCAGGGGCAAGCTGTACGCGCCGGAGGAGATCTCCGCGATGATCCTGCGCAAGCTCGTCCAGGACGCCTCGAAGTTCCTCGGCGAGAAGGTCACCGAGGCGGTCATCACCGTCCCCGCGTACTTCAACGACGCCCAGCGCCACGCCACCCGCGACGCCGGCAAGATCGCCGGCCTGGAGGTCATGCGGATCATCAACGAGCCGACCGCGGCGGCGCTGGCGTACGGGCTGGACAAGAAGGGCAGCGAGACCGTCCTGGTCTTCGACCTCGGCGGCGGCACCTTCGACGTCAGCGTCCTGGACATCGGCGAGGGCGTGATCGAGGTCCGTTCCACGGCGGGGGACACCCACCTCGGCGGCGACGACTTCGACCGGCGCATCGTCGACTACCTGGCCGACGAGTTCCAGCGGCAGGAGGGCATCGACCTGCGCCGCGACCCCCAGGCGCTCCAGCGGCTGTTCGAGGCGGCGGAGAAGGCCAAGGTCGAGCTTTCCTCGGTGACCCAGACGACGGTCAGCCTGCCGTTCATCACCGCCGACGCCAACGGCCCCAAGCACCTCAACACCACCCTGATGCGCTCGACGTTCGAGGAGATCACCCACGATCTGGTCGAGCGCACGATGGGCCCGGTCAAGCAGGCCATGGAGGACGCCAAGCTCACCGCCGACGACCTCGACGAGGTCATCCTCGTCGGCGGCTCCACGCGCATCCCGGCCGTGCAGAACCTCGTGCGGCGGCTCACCGGCGGCAAGGAGCCGAACATGAGCGTCAACCCCGACGAGGTGGTGGCCGACGGCGCCGCCATCCAGGCCGGGGTCCTGAAGGGCGAGGTCAAGGACGTCCTCCTCCTCGACGTCACGCCGCTGTCGCTCGGCATCGAGACGCTGGGCGGCGTGATGACCAAGGTCCTGGAGCGGAACACCACGATCCCGGCCCGCCGCACCGAGACGTTCAGCACCGCCGAGGACAACCAGAGCGCCGTGGACGTGGTCGTGCTGCAGGGCGAGCGCGAGCGCGCGGCCGACAACCGGGCGCTCGGGCGGTTCCGGCTGGAGAACATCCGCCCGGCCCCGCGCGGCGCGCCGCAGGTCGAGGTGACCTTCGACGTGGACGCCAACGGCATACTCAACGTCACGGCCCGGGACAAGGACACCAACGCCGAGCAGCGGATCACCATCAGCGAGAGCTCCAACCTCGACAAGGGCGAGGTCGAGCGCATGGTGCGGGACGCCGAGCAGCACCGCGGCGAGGACGCCAGGCTCCGCGAGGCCATCGACGCGAGGAACGAGCTGGACTCGGTGGCCTACCAGGTCGACCGCCGGATCACCGAGCTCGGGGACGCGGTGCCCGTCCACGAGAAGGCCCGCGCCGAGCAGCTCGTCGCCGACGCGCGGCAGGCCATCAAGGAGGAGGCCCCGATCGAGCGGCTGCGCGACCTCACCTCCGAGCTGCAGCAGGTCTATCACTCGCTCGGCGCCGTCTCCGCCGGCGAGCCCGCGGGCGCCGGGGCGGGGACGTCCGGGGCCCCGCGCGGCGAGGGCGGCGGCGGTGACGACGAGGTGATCGACGCCGAGTTCACGACCTCCGACTGA
- a CDS encoding nucleotide exchange factor GrpE, whose protein sequence is MADRHEERPPDAVAHDGPVGGGSTGPVPGAPGTGPLDSGARVSPASRAPELEDVQDEEAETPVEDMEARIAELEDRWLRSAAELDNFRKRIARDAERIRTDERDRVAGEWLPIVDNLDLALRHARAAGAAESAIVEGVRAVRDQAIGLLARLGFPRHDEVGVPFDPKTHEAMGTVENAEVPAGTVVETVRPGYGEGRHQLRPASVIVSTTPG, encoded by the coding sequence ATGGCTGATCGACATGAGGAAAGGCCGCCGGACGCGGTGGCGCACGACGGCCCCGTGGGCGGCGGCTCCACGGGGCCGGTCCCCGGCGCCCCCGGGACCGGGCCTCTGGACTCGGGCGCGCGCGTGTCACCGGCGTCGCGCGCGCCCGAGCTCGAGGACGTCCAGGACGAGGAGGCCGAGACCCCGGTCGAGGACATGGAGGCGAGGATCGCCGAGTTGGAGGACCGCTGGCTGAGGTCCGCCGCCGAGCTGGACAACTTCCGCAAGCGGATCGCCAGGGACGCCGAGCGCATCCGCACCGACGAGCGGGACCGGGTCGCCGGCGAGTGGCTGCCGATCGTGGACAACCTCGACCTCGCCCTGCGGCACGCCCGCGCGGCCGGCGCGGCGGAGAGCGCGATCGTCGAGGGCGTGCGCGCGGTGCGCGACCAGGCGATCGGCCTGCTGGCACGGCTGGGGTTCCCGCGGCACGACGAGGTCGGCGTCCCGTTCGACCCGAAGACGCACGAGGCGATGGGCACGGTCGAGAACGCCGAGGTCCCGGCGGGCACGGTCGTGGAGACCGTGCGCCCCGGCTACGGGGAGGGGCGGCACCAGTTGCGGCCCGCCTCGGTGATCGTCTCGACCACGCCGGGCTAG
- the trxA gene encoding thioredoxin, giving the protein MSSSSVVRCPACGRDNRVPAAAGGVPRCGNCHNALSWTAEAGDDDFAQVVEASSVPVLVDFWAEWCAPCRVVTPVLEGLATELAGTVKLVKVNVDRAPRTAERYGIQAVPTLMIMNRGRIVAQRAGAAPGPELRHWVDEALVTA; this is encoded by the coding sequence ATGTCATCGAGCAGCGTCGTCCGGTGCCCCGCGTGCGGGCGGGACAACCGCGTCCCCGCGGCGGCCGGCGGGGTGCCGCGCTGCGGGAACTGCCACAACGCGCTGTCGTGGACCGCCGAGGCGGGCGACGACGACTTCGCCCAGGTGGTGGAGGCGTCCTCCGTCCCCGTCCTGGTGGACTTCTGGGCGGAGTGGTGCGCGCCGTGCCGCGTGGTGACCCCGGTTCTCGAAGGGCTGGCCACCGAGCTGGCGGGCACGGTCAAGCTCGTCAAGGTGAACGTCGACCGCGCGCCGAGGACGGCCGAGCGGTACGGGATCCAGGCCGTCCCCACCCTGATGATCATGAATCGGGGGCGGATCGTCGCCCAGCGCGCGGGCGCGGCCCCCGGGCCGGAGCTGCGGCACTGGGTCGACGAGGCCCTCGTCACGGCATGA
- a CDS encoding chaperone modulator CbpM — MTTSLVRMPGIGLEAFARAGGMHPELVRRLVRLGLLEPMSGPGGDLRFPPAQLVLLGRIERLHSGLALNYSSLGVVLDLLDRIERLEDALRHRP; from the coding sequence ATGACGACGTCGTTGGTGCGGATGCCCGGCATCGGGCTGGAGGCGTTCGCGCGCGCCGGCGGGATGCATCCCGAGCTGGTGCGGCGGCTGGTCAGGCTCGGGCTGCTGGAGCCGATGTCCGGGCCGGGCGGCGACCTGAGGTTCCCGCCCGCCCAGCTCGTCCTGCTCGGCAGGATCGAGCGGCTGCACTCCGGGCTCGCGCTGAACTACTCCTCGCTCGGCGTGGTGCTGGACCTGCTCGACCGCATCGAGCGACTGGAGGACGCCCTGCGGCACCGTCCATGA
- a CDS encoding helix-turn-helix transcriptional regulator has protein sequence MRGREPEWRIVTRLLREARKGGGGTLLVEGEPGTGKSLLLSEAAAHAARQGLVAITGQAERLGEFVPLAPLLKALDEPPVREFLEEDDAPAEWRDPRLHLLERLRARLEIRASTRPVLVALDDLQWADRDTLAALRTLHWELAGAPVVWLLARDIGACRAGPGGAHDEARRLFDILERHGAARVVLGPLTEADVAAVAEDVLGAAPPPEVPALAAQTGGNPFLLTELLTGLREEGAVEIAGGRARLLSTEPPGRVHALVRRMLDGLDCDTRRLVETAAVLGRSFTAEDAAELMGTTPAALLPAFEEALEEGVLTTAGEALEFRHELVWRAVVAGLPASLRTALHHQIGEILLDRGGSAVRAASHLVEGARPGDARTLGGLDRAVREVLGSSPDAAADLAVQAVRLSDPADPSRPERVVTAIQATAEAGRLDEAERLARAALAGPVSGEAAAAVRCGLACALFMDGRAGQAVAEARAALREPGLPGHLRDRATLALLCGLAGEPGAREAETEAEREAEREAEAILLSPEGRGDTLVVGALTALATIRWESGHLADGLRLAREAVRHTATPSTGERPEPYQGDRAGADGAGAEPRADGQGGGSSFGERLACPRLTLASILADARCLDEARALLGEAGEEAGNGAWAGPAAVRARVELIAGRLDEAAARARTALDLSRGRGAFGTLASSVIAAVSLRRGDLRAASAHAPPHRTHGAARTGPEQGRAPETPEETAPVHARCALIAAQVAEARDGPVAAAKLLAHLYADAGQARRALVADPDAASWLARTALAAGDRPGAEAAVAAAEDLAAGNPGFPAVEAAARHARGLLDDDPDALGAAGEEGADPWARASAAEDLGAALAARGDRQAAVRGLDRALSCYERSGSVRDAARVRRRLRRMGVRHRHWATAERPVSGWGSLTDTERAVARLVTQGWTNRQVADQMFISAHTVAFHLRQIFRKLGVGSRVELTRLALEHPHTPSEDAPHG, from the coding sequence ATGCGAGGACGCGAGCCCGAGTGGCGCATCGTCACGCGGCTGCTGAGGGAGGCGCGGAAGGGCGGCGGAGGAACGCTGCTCGTCGAAGGCGAGCCCGGGACGGGCAAGAGCCTACTGCTGTCCGAGGCCGCCGCGCACGCGGCGCGGCAGGGGCTGGTGGCGATCACCGGCCAGGCCGAGCGGCTCGGCGAGTTCGTCCCCCTGGCCCCGTTGCTCAAGGCCCTGGACGAGCCGCCCGTCCGCGAGTTCCTCGAAGAGGACGACGCGCCGGCCGAGTGGCGCGACCCCCGCCTCCACCTGCTGGAACGGCTGCGGGCCCGGCTGGAGATTCGCGCCTCGACCCGCCCCGTGCTCGTCGCGCTCGACGACCTGCAGTGGGCCGACAGGGACACGCTGGCCGCGCTGCGGACGCTGCACTGGGAGCTGGCCGGCGCGCCGGTGGTGTGGCTGCTCGCCCGCGACATCGGAGCCTGCCGCGCCGGCCCCGGCGGCGCCCACGACGAGGCGCGGCGGCTGTTCGACATCCTGGAACGGCACGGGGCCGCCCGCGTCGTCCTCGGGCCGCTGACCGAGGCCGACGTGGCCGCGGTGGCGGAGGACGTGCTCGGCGCGGCGCCCCCGCCGGAGGTGCCGGCGCTCGCGGCGCAGACCGGCGGCAATCCCTTCCTGCTCACCGAGCTGCTCACGGGCCTGCGGGAGGAGGGCGCGGTCGAGATCGCCGGCGGGCGGGCCCGGCTGCTGTCCACGGAGCCGCCCGGCCGCGTCCACGCCCTCGTGCGCCGGATGCTCGACGGCCTCGACTGCGACACCCGGCGGCTAGTCGAGACGGCCGCCGTCCTCGGCAGGTCCTTCACGGCCGAGGACGCCGCCGAGCTGATGGGGACCACGCCCGCGGCCCTGCTGCCCGCGTTCGAGGAGGCCCTGGAGGAAGGCGTGCTCACCACCGCGGGCGAGGCGCTGGAGTTCCGGCACGAGCTGGTGTGGCGGGCCGTCGTCGCCGGGCTGCCCGCCTCCCTGCGCACGGCGCTGCACCACCAGATCGGAGAAATCCTGCTGGACCGCGGCGGCTCGGCGGTGCGGGCCGCGAGCCACCTGGTCGAGGGCGCCCGGCCCGGCGACGCGCGCACCCTCGGCGGCCTGGACCGCGCGGTCCGCGAGGTGCTCGGATCCTCGCCGGATGCCGCCGCCGACCTCGCCGTCCAGGCCGTGCGGCTGAGCGACCCGGCCGATCCCTCCCGGCCGGAACGGGTCGTCACCGCGATCCAGGCCACCGCCGAGGCCGGGCGCCTCGACGAGGCCGAGCGGCTGGCCAGGGCCGCGCTGGCGGGCCCGGTCTCCGGCGAGGCGGCGGCGGCCGTCCGGTGCGGGCTGGCGTGCGCGCTGTTCATGGACGGCCGGGCCGGGCAGGCGGTCGCGGAGGCGCGGGCCGCGCTGCGGGAACCCGGCCTGCCCGGCCACCTGCGCGACCGCGCCACCCTCGCCCTGCTCTGCGGCCTCGCGGGCGAGCCCGGCGCGCGGGAGGCCGAGACGGAGGCCGAGAGGGAGGCCGAGAGGGAGGCCGAGGCGATCCTGCTGTCCCCGGAGGGCCGCGGGGACACGCTGGTCGTCGGGGCCCTGACCGCGCTGGCCACGATCCGGTGGGAGTCCGGCCACCTGGCCGACGGCCTGCGCCTGGCCCGCGAAGCCGTCCGCCACACCGCCACCCCCTCGACCGGCGAGCGGCCGGAGCCGTACCAGGGCGACCGCGCCGGCGCGGACGGGGCCGGGGCGGAGCCGCGCGCGGACGGGCAGGGCGGCGGGTCGTCGTTCGGGGAGCGGCTGGCGTGCCCGCGGCTGACGCTGGCGTCGATACTGGCCGACGCGCGATGCCTCGACGAGGCGCGGGCGCTGCTCGGCGAGGCCGGCGAGGAGGCCGGGAACGGCGCGTGGGCGGGCCCGGCCGCGGTGCGGGCCAGGGTGGAGCTGATCGCGGGCCGCCTCGACGAGGCCGCCGCGCGGGCCCGCACCGCCCTCGACCTGTCGCGGGGCCGCGGCGCCTTCGGCACCCTCGCGTCGTCCGTGATCGCCGCGGTGTCCCTGCGCCGCGGCGACCTCCGCGCGGCGTCCGCGCACGCGCCCCCGCACCGAACCCACGGGGCCGCGCGCACCGGCCCGGAACAGGGCCGTGCGCCCGAGACACCCGAGGAGACCGCGCCCGTGCACGCCCGGTGCGCGCTGATCGCCGCGCAGGTGGCCGAGGCGCGGGACGGTCCCGTGGCGGCGGCGAAGCTCCTCGCCCACCTCTACGCCGACGCGGGGCAGGCGCGGCGCGCGCTGGTCGCCGACCCGGACGCCGCGTCGTGGCTGGCGCGCACCGCCCTGGCCGCCGGGGACCGTCCGGGCGCCGAGGCGGCGGTGGCCGCGGCCGAGGACCTGGCGGCGGGGAACCCCGGCTTCCCCGCGGTCGAGGCGGCGGCCCGGCACGCCCGCGGCCTGCTCGACGACGACCCGGACGCGCTCGGCGCGGCCGGCGAGGAGGGGGCCGACCCGTGGGCGCGGGCCTCGGCGGCCGAGGACCTCGGCGCGGCGCTGGCCGCCCGCGGCGACCGCCAGGCGGCCGTGCGCGGCCTGGACCGCGCGCTGTCCTGCTACGAACGGAGCGGGTCGGTCAGGGACGCGGCCCGCGTGCGCCGCAGGCTGCGCCGGATGGGCGTGCGCCACCGCCACTGGGCCACCGCCGAGCGCCCGGTCTCCGGCTGGGGCAGCCTGACCGACACCGAGCGCGCGGTCGCCCGGCTGGTCACGCAGGGCTGGACGAACCGGCAGGTCGCGGACCAGATGTTCATCAGCGCCCACACCGTCGCCTTCCACCTGCGCCAGATCTTCCGCAAGCTCGGCGTCGGCTCCCGCGTCGAGCTCACCCGCCTCGCGCTGGAACACCCCCACACCCCTTCCGAGGACGCTCCGCACGGCTGA
- a CDS encoding DnaJ C-terminal domain-containing protein, with the protein MAAGDFYQALGVPRTASQDDIQRAYRKLARSYHPDVNKDPGAEEKFKDISEAYDVLSDPDKRRRYDAFGPEWRSVPEDVDPEAWSRARAGAGAGRAGGPWGRAGGRRTAGQGKGFRFSAGEGIDIDLEDLLGGMFGGRAGGGFGAVAGADQEAEITLSVAEAYHGGRRPITIQGPEGPRTLQVTIPPGVTDGRRIRLAGQGGRGSDGGRAGDLYLVVRISDPRYRVEGRDIYVPLPLTPWEGALGATVAVGTPGGDTKVKVPPGTSSGRRLRLRGRGLPNAKGAPGDLYAEARISVPRQLGREERELYERLAAISDFNPRKGTP; encoded by the coding sequence ATGGCGGCGGGCGACTTCTACCAGGCGCTGGGGGTGCCGAGGACGGCCTCCCAGGACGACATCCAGCGCGCGTACCGCAAGCTCGCCCGCTCCTACCACCCCGACGTGAACAAGGACCCGGGGGCGGAGGAGAAGTTCAAGGACATCTCGGAGGCCTACGACGTGCTGTCCGACCCGGACAAGCGGCGCCGGTACGACGCGTTCGGCCCGGAGTGGCGCTCGGTGCCCGAGGACGTCGACCCCGAGGCGTGGTCGCGGGCGCGCGCCGGGGCCGGGGCGGGCCGGGCCGGGGGGCCATGGGGACGCGCGGGCGGCAGGCGCACGGCCGGGCAGGGCAAGGGCTTCCGGTTCTCCGCGGGCGAGGGCATCGACATCGACCTGGAGGACCTGCTCGGCGGCATGTTCGGCGGGCGGGCCGGCGGCGGCTTCGGGGCGGTCGCGGGCGCCGACCAGGAGGCCGAGATCACGCTCAGCGTGGCCGAGGCGTACCACGGCGGGCGGCGGCCGATCACGATCCAGGGACCCGAGGGGCCGAGGACGCTCCAGGTCACGATCCCGCCCGGCGTGACCGACGGCCGGCGCATCCGGCTGGCCGGCCAGGGCGGGCGGGGCTCGGACGGAGGCCGTGCCGGGGACCTGTACCTGGTCGTCCGGATATCCGATCCCCGGTACCGCGTCGAGGGCCGCGACATCTACGTCCCGCTGCCGCTCACCCCGTGGGAGGGGGCCCTCGGCGCGACCGTCGCCGTCGGCACGCCCGGCGGCGACACCAAGGTCAAGGTGCCGCCCGGCACGTCGAGCGGGCGCCGCCTGCGCCTGCGCGGCCGGGGCCTCCCGAACGCCAAGGGCGCGCCCGGCGACCTGTACGCCGAGGCCCGGATCTCGGTGCCGCGCCAACTCGGCCGCGAGGAGCGCGAGCTGTACGAGCGGCTCGCGGCGATCTCCGACTTCAATCCCCGGAAGGGGACGCCATGA